One Elusimicrobiota bacterium DNA window includes the following coding sequences:
- the murA gene encoding UDP-N-acetylglucosamine 1-carboxyvinyltransferase gives MDNFIIHGGKQLHGEVRISGSKNAALPILAATLLTRERCEIKNVPELRDIRSTFELLNYLGKNCFYGYGDFVAEERVPLKLHAPYDLVRKMRASMLVAGPLLARFKKARFSLPGGCSIGLRPIDIHLEAFKKLGASVTYEKGDVVLAAKKLKAARVKFRFPSVGATENLMMCASLIEGRTLLENCAREPEIADLAAALKKMGARIKGEGTARIEIIGAERLKGLKHSVMPDRIETGTFMLACAAAGGRVRLSGAAPKTVDTLTRHLRLAGVKVSVFKDAVEINSGGGRPRPVNVLTRPYPGFPTDLQAPWMAFMVRARGVCSVNERIFENRFIHAAEFCRMGADISVLDKKAHIRGVDALLGAPVMASDLRAGAALVVAALAAKGKTLVRRVYHIDRGYERFEDKLRRLGADIERVKS, from the coding sequence ATGGATAATTTTATAATTCACGGCGGTAAACAGCTTCACGGTGAAGTTAGGATCAGCGGTTCAAAAAACGCCGCCCTGCCGATACTGGCGGCCACGCTGCTTACCAGAGAAAGATGCGAAATAAAAAATGTGCCCGAACTCAGGGACATCCGTTCCACCTTTGAACTGCTCAATTACCTGGGCAAGAACTGCTTTTACGGGTATGGCGATTTTGTGGCCGAGGAACGCGTCCCGCTGAAGCTTCACGCCCCCTACGACCTGGTGCGTAAAATGCGCGCTTCCATGCTGGTTGCCGGCCCGCTGCTCGCGCGGTTTAAAAAAGCGCGTTTCTCGCTGCCTGGCGGCTGCTCCATAGGGCTGCGGCCCATAGATATACATTTGGAGGCGTTCAAAAAGCTGGGGGCATCCGTAACATACGAGAAGGGCGATGTGGTGCTCGCCGCCAAAAAACTGAAGGCGGCGCGCGTTAAATTCCGGTTCCCAAGCGTTGGCGCAACCGAGAACCTGATGATGTGCGCCTCTCTTATAGAGGGCCGTACCCTGCTCGAGAATTGCGCACGGGAGCCCGAGATAGCGGATCTGGCCGCCGCGCTTAAAAAAATGGGAGCCAGAATAAAGGGGGAGGGCACGGCCCGCATCGAGATAATCGGCGCGGAGCGCCTTAAAGGCCTTAAACATTCCGTGATGCCTGACCGCATTGAAACCGGAACTTTCATGCTTGCCTGCGCCGCGGCCGGCGGCCGGGTGCGTTTGTCCGGGGCCGCGCCAAAAACCGTGGACACGCTTACCAGACATTTGCGTCTGGCCGGGGTTAAGGTGTCGGTTTTTAAAGACGCGGTTGAAATAAATTCCGGCGGCGGAAGACCCAGGCCGGTCAATGTCCTGACCAGACCTTACCCCGGCTTTCCGACCGACCTTCAGGCCCCCTGGATGGCCTTCATGGTCAGGGCACGCGGCGTATGTTCCGTTAATGAACGTATTTTTGAAAATCGCTTCATACATGCTGCGGAATTTTGCCGCATGGGAGCCGACATCTCAGTGCTGGACAAGAAGGCGCATATACGGGGAGTGGACGCCCTTTTAGGCGCGCCGGTAATGGCTTCGGATTTGCGCGCGGGCGCGGCTCTGGTGGTTGCGGCGCTGGCGGCGAAAGGCAAAACGCTGGTGCGCCGGGTGTATCACATAGACCGCGGTTATGAGCGGTTCGAAGATAAGCTGCGGCGCCTTGGAGCGGATATAGAGAGAGTGAAAAGCTAA
- a CDS encoding ROK family protein yields the protein MLGIGIDIGGTNTKLTVLDRTGRFFREERFHTDPGAGPSSFMNRLCGVLKAFKNSYGKKLVSAGVGIAGDVDPEKGLLRFSPNLGWSRMEVAAPIKKMTGLCCFVENDANMAAWGAYVLELGRGPGNVLAITLGTGIGAGLIVNGGLYHGATGSAGEAGHVKIVPGGRQCHCGGRGCLEAYCGSYALLREARARIPDAEAFVKKYSAPGREKLNTICLTKAADAGHKTAVDIWAEMGGSLGRGLAGMLLLLNPDCVVLTGGVSRAARHFMPALKEVFRAQQIKTPFKTVKVKIAKNADLGAYGAALFGLEKAENGRA from the coding sequence ATGCTTGGCATAGGAATAGATATCGGCGGTACCAACACCAAACTCACGGTTTTAGATAGAACCGGCAGGTTCTTTCGGGAAGAGCGGTTCCACACCGACCCGGGAGCTGGTCCCTCCAGTTTCATGAACCGGCTTTGCGGAGTATTAAAAGCTTTCAAAAACTCTTACGGAAAGAAACTTGTTTCCGCGGGCGTCGGTATAGCGGGCGATGTGGACCCGGAAAAGGGCCTGCTGCGTTTTTCGCCTAATTTAGGCTGGAGCCGGATGGAGGTGGCCGCTCCCATAAAAAAGATGACGGGTCTCTGTTGTTTTGTGGAAAACGACGCCAATATGGCGGCCTGGGGAGCGTATGTGCTGGAACTAGGCCGCGGGCCGGGTAATGTTCTGGCTATAACACTGGGCACCGGCATAGGTGCGGGGCTTATAGTGAACGGCGGGCTTTACCACGGCGCCACCGGCTCGGCAGGAGAAGCGGGACATGTGAAAATAGTCCCCGGAGGGCGACAATGCCATTGCGGCGGGCGCGGCTGCCTTGAAGCCTATTGCGGCAGTTACGCCCTGTTGCGCGAGGCAAGGGCGCGCATTCCGGATGCCGAGGCTTTTGTTAAAAAATATAGCGCTCCCGGCCGGGAGAAACTGAACACGATCTGCCTTACAAAAGCGGCCGACGCCGGCCATAAAACAGCGGTGGATATTTGGGCTGAGATGGGCGGCTCGCTGGGCCGGGGGTTAGCGGGCATGCTGCTTCTGCTCAACCCCGATTGCGTGGTGCTTACGGGGGGGGTGTCCAGGGCGGCCAGGCATTTCATGCCGGCGCTTAAAGAGGTTTTTCGCGCCCAGCAGATAAAGACGCCATTTAAAACGGTGAAAGTAAAGATCGCCAAAAATGCCGACCTGGGCGCTTACGGCGCGGCCTTGTTCGGGCTTGAGAAAGCGGAGAACGGCAGGGCATAG
- a CDS encoding bifunctional folylpolyglutamate synthase/dihydrofolate synthase, with protein sequence MISFEESEKLLLGRQGVVKKDNFMAALACLERFGNPQDKIKSIHVTGTNGKGSVCALFEAALRSAGLKTGLFISPHLIDLTERIQEGGAEISRADFAALFEEVYAAGPELGFFEILTCMAFLYFERNKTDIAIIEVGIGGRFDTTNVIKKPELCVITSVELDHKKYLGDTLGLVASQKAGIIKRGVPCLAPVLSAEAMAPIMEEAELKNSPLHFFAPEFEIKAYNWKSGSMTLCHKKTGELYPFGILGERQNSNATLVYEGCEILSGLGWPLKKTHTAAGFEKARWPGRFQVFKSGPAFGGAVFVVDGAHNPEAAAAFVRTWEVSPFAGGNAAFVMGMLEDKDYIRILEIIAPHAAKIIFTRPASSRAVDPCALADIFSRLRPDASIEVQENAEAALLSASKSGTAAVLGSFYLAGAALKILKAGVSG encoded by the coding sequence ATGATTTCTTTTGAAGAATCTGAAAAACTTTTATTGGGAAGACAGGGCGTTGTTAAAAAAGACAACTTTATGGCCGCACTGGCTTGCCTTGAGCGGTTTGGCAACCCGCAGGATAAAATAAAGTCCATTCATGTTACCGGCACCAACGGCAAGGGTTCGGTGTGCGCGCTTTTTGAAGCCGCCCTCCGTTCGGCGGGGTTAAAAACAGGCTTATTTATTTCACCACACCTGATCGACCTTACCGAGCGGATACAGGAGGGCGGCGCCGAAATAAGCCGCGCTGATTTCGCCGCGCTTTTTGAAGAGGTTTACGCAGCCGGTCCCGAACTTGGCTTTTTTGAAATTTTAACCTGCATGGCTTTCCTGTACTTTGAAAGGAATAAAACCGATATTGCCATTATAGAAGTGGGGATAGGCGGGCGTTTTGACACCACCAATGTCATAAAGAAACCGGAGCTTTGCGTTATAACCTCGGTTGAACTGGACCATAAAAAATATCTGGGTGATACTTTAGGTTTGGTGGCTTCTCAGAAAGCGGGCATTATAAAGCGGGGTGTTCCATGTCTGGCTCCGGTTTTGAGCGCTGAAGCTATGGCGCCTATAATGGAAGAAGCTGAGCTTAAAAATTCGCCTCTGCACTTTTTCGCCCCGGAATTTGAAATAAAGGCCTATAATTGGAAGAGCGGCTCCATGACGCTCTGCCATAAAAAAACAGGCGAGCTTTATCCCTTCGGCATTTTGGGCGAGCGCCAGAATTCAAACGCCACACTGGTTTACGAAGGGTGTGAAATACTCTCAGGTCTCGGCTGGCCCCTGAAGAAAACGCACACGGCAGCCGGTTTTGAAAAGGCGCGCTGGCCCGGCCGGTTTCAGGTGTTTAAAAGCGGGCCCGCATTCGGAGGCGCGGTGTTCGTGGTTGACGGGGCGCATAACCCGGAGGCGGCCGCGGCTTTCGTGCGTACCTGGGAGGTTTCGCCTTTTGCCGGGGGCAACGCCGCATTCGTAATGGGCATGCTTGAAGACAAGGATTACATACGCATACTTGAGATTATCGCGCCGCACGCGGCAAAAATTATTTTTACAAGGCCCGCTTCTTCGCGCGCGGTCGATCCCTGCGCGCTGGCCGATATTTTTTCCCGTTTAAGGCCCGACGCCTCGATCGAGGTCCAGGAAAACGCGGAGGCGGCTTTATTGTCGGCGTCAAAAAGCGGAACGGCGGCGGTACTGGGGTCGTTCTACCTGGCTGGAGCCGCGCTGAAAATATTAAAGGCAGGGGTTAGCGGCTAG